From one Pseudomonas fluorescens genomic stretch:
- a CDS encoding COG4315 family predicted lipoprotein, with the protein MTRHTLNWMSLFAAVALALPGIASAHHAMMKGGMMVDPAGMTLYTFDKDSGGKSMCNDECAKNWPPLMVKAGDMAEEGWTQIKRNDGSMQWAYKGKPVYTFIKDKKAGDMTGDGMKDVWHVIK; encoded by the coding sequence ATGACACGACATACGCTGAACTGGATGAGTCTGTTCGCTGCAGTGGCACTGGCGTTGCCAGGGATAGCGTCGGCCCATCATGCCATGATGAAAGGCGGCATGATGGTCGATCCTGCTGGCATGACGCTCTACACCTTTGACAAGGATTCGGGCGGCAAGTCCATGTGCAACGATGAGTGTGCCAAGAACTGGCCGCCGCTGATGGTCAAAGCTGGCGACATGGCTGAAGAGGGCTGGACACAAATCAAGCGCAATGACGGTTCTATGCAGTGGGCCTACAAAGGCAAGCCGGTGTACACCTTCATCAAGGACAAGAAAGCCGGTGACATGACCGGTGATGGCATGAAAGATGTCTGGCACGTGATCAAGTAA
- the ubiA gene encoding 4-hydroxybenzoate octaprenyltransferase, giving the protein MYLQLLKSFNRLHPRAWDFIQLSRMDRPIGIYLLLWPTLSAVWIAAKGTPTLANVLIFTLGVVLMRAAGCAINDFADRKVDGHVKRTADRPLAAGRINAREALTLFAVLVGVSFLLVLCTNATTVWLSFGAVALAACYPFMKRYTYYPQVVLGAAYSWGIPMAFTAATGELPAIAWLLYIANVLWTVGYDTYYAMVDRDDDLKIGVKSTAILFGEADRVIILTLQVLSLGCLLLAGNRFELGGWFHLGLVAAVLCFAWEFWTTRKLDRESCFKAFLHNHWAGLLVFVGIVLDYSF; this is encoded by the coding sequence ATGTATCTGCAGTTGCTCAAGTCGTTCAATCGCCTGCACCCGAGGGCCTGGGACTTCATCCAGCTCAGCCGGATGGACCGCCCGATCGGCATCTACCTGTTGCTGTGGCCTACCCTCTCGGCCGTGTGGATTGCCGCCAAGGGCACGCCGACCCTGGCCAACGTGCTGATTTTCACCCTCGGTGTGGTGCTGATGCGCGCCGCTGGCTGCGCCATCAACGACTTCGCCGACCGCAAGGTCGATGGCCACGTCAAACGCACCGCCGACCGCCCGCTGGCCGCCGGGCGGATCAACGCCCGTGAGGCACTGACCCTGTTTGCCGTGCTGGTCGGAGTGAGTTTCCTGCTGGTGCTGTGCACCAACGCCACCACGGTGTGGCTGTCGTTCGGCGCGGTGGCGCTGGCGGCCTGTTACCCGTTCATGAAGCGCTACACCTACTACCCGCAGGTGGTACTGGGGGCGGCCTACTCCTGGGGCATACCCATGGCGTTTACCGCCGCCACCGGCGAGCTGCCGGCCATAGCCTGGCTGCTGTACATCGCCAATGTGCTGTGGACCGTGGGCTACGACACCTATTACGCCATGGTCGACCGCGATGACGACTTGAAGATCGGGGTCAAATCCACTGCCATCCTGTTCGGCGAAGCCGATCGGGTGATCATCCTGACCTTGCAGGTATTGTCACTGGGCTGCCTGCTGCTGGCCGGCAACCGCTTCGAGCTGGGTGGCTGGTTCCACCTGGGGCTGGTGGCCGCGGTGCTGTGCTTTGCCTGGGAGTTCTGGACGACGCGCAAGCTCGACCGCGAGTCGTGCTTCAAGGCCTTTTTGCACAACCACTGGGCGGGCTTGCTGGTGTTTGTGGGAATTGTGCTGGATTACAGCTTCTGA
- a CDS encoding chorismate--pyruvate lyase family protein yields the protein MPYETLQAPAAHWLQHPDVADSTSPATLDWLYDQGSLTRRLIQLSADQFSVTPLYEGWQRLRDDECQALDLPLGSEGWVREVYLRGHGQPWVFARSVAARSSLESGGLDLEALGSRSLGELLFCEKGFVRRPIEVCRYPQAWLPLEQGHEGLWGRRSRFDRGALSVLVAEVFLPTLWTAAETPSETR from the coding sequence GTGCCGTACGAAACATTGCAAGCGCCCGCTGCACACTGGCTGCAGCACCCTGACGTGGCAGACAGCACATCGCCCGCGACCCTCGACTGGTTGTACGACCAGGGCTCCCTGACCCGCCGCCTGATTCAATTATCTGCCGACCAGTTTTCCGTGACACCCCTTTACGAGGGCTGGCAGCGCCTGCGCGACGACGAATGCCAGGCCCTTGACCTGCCGCTGGGCAGCGAAGGCTGGGTGCGCGAAGTGTACTTGCGCGGCCATGGCCAGCCTTGGGTATTCGCTCGCAGCGTGGCCGCGCGCAGCTCGCTGGAAAGTGGCGGCCTGGACCTGGAAGCCCTGGGCAGCCGCTCATTGGGCGAGCTGTTGTTCTGCGAAAAGGGTTTTGTCCGCCGCCCCATCGAGGTCTGCCGCTATCCGCAAGCCTGGCTGCCGCTGGAGCAGGGCCATGAAGGGTTGTGGGGACGCCGCTCACGCTTTGATCGCGGCGCCTTGAGCGTGCTGGTGGCCGAGGTGTTCTTGCCTACACTGTGGACTGCCGCCGAAACACCTTCGGAGACCCGCTGA
- a CDS encoding rubredoxin, with translation MKKWQCIVCGLIYNEADGWPDDGIAPGTKWEDVPEDWLCPDCGVGKMDFEMIEIN, from the coding sequence ATGAAAAAGTGGCAGTGCATCGTTTGTGGCCTGATCTACAACGAAGCTGACGGTTGGCCGGATGACGGTATCGCTCCAGGCACCAAGTGGGAAGACGTACCCGAAGACTGGCTGTGCCCGGACTGCGGTGTTGGCAAAATGGATTTCGAGATGATCGAAATCAACTGA
- a CDS encoding NAD(P)/FAD-dependent oxidoreductase: MTAPVVIVGTGLAGYNLAREFRKLDGETPLLLITADDGRSYSKPMLSTGFAKNKDADGLSMAEPGAMAEQLKAEVRTHTRISGIDPGHKRLWIGEEQVAYRDLILAWGAETVRVPVEGDAADLIFPINDLEDYARFRAAAAGKQRVLILGAGLIGCEFANDMSLGGYQVELVAPCEQVMPTLLHPMAAAAVQAGLQGLGVRFHLGPVLTRLQRVEQGLEAHLSDGSVIACDLVVSAVGLRPRIDLASAAGLQVNRGVVVDRQLRTSHANIFALGDCAEVDGLNLLYVMPLMSCARALAQTLAANPTAVAYGPMPVTVKTPACPLVVSPVPHGREGHWSVEGQGADLKVLCHDADGQLLGYALTGTAVMEKLALNRQLPALMA; the protein is encoded by the coding sequence ATGACGGCTCCAGTGGTGATTGTCGGTACGGGTCTGGCGGGTTACAACCTGGCCCGCGAATTTCGCAAGCTCGACGGCGAAACGCCGTTGTTGCTGATCACCGCCGACGACGGCCGTTCCTACTCCAAGCCGATGCTTTCCACCGGGTTTGCCAAGAACAAGGATGCCGACGGTCTGAGCATGGCCGAGCCGGGCGCGATGGCCGAGCAACTCAAGGCCGAAGTGCGCACCCACACCCGCATCAGCGGCATCGACCCGGGCCACAAGCGCCTGTGGATCGGCGAAGAGCAGGTGGCTTATCGCGACCTGATCCTGGCCTGGGGTGCCGAGACCGTGCGGGTGCCGGTCGAAGGCGACGCTGCTGACCTGATCTTCCCGATCAACGACCTCGAAGACTACGCCCGTTTCCGTGCCGCAGCCGCTGGCAAGCAGCGGGTGCTGATCCTCGGCGCCGGCCTGATCGGCTGTGAATTCGCCAATGACATGAGCCTGGGTGGCTATCAGGTCGAGCTGGTAGCACCGTGCGAACAGGTCATGCCGACCTTGCTGCACCCGATGGCGGCAGCCGCTGTTCAGGCCGGCCTGCAAGGGCTGGGCGTGCGTTTCCACCTGGGGCCGGTGCTGACCCGCCTGCAGCGGGTGGAGCAGGGCCTGGAAGCGCACTTGTCCGATGGCAGCGTGATCGCTTGTGACCTGGTGGTTTCGGCCGTCGGCCTGCGGCCACGTATCGATCTGGCCTCGGCAGCCGGTTTGCAGGTCAACCGCGGTGTGGTGGTCGACCGCCAGCTGCGCACCTCTCACGCCAATATCTTCGCCCTGGGCGACTGCGCCGAAGTCGACGGCCTCAACCTGCTGTACGTGATGCCCTTGATGAGCTGCGCCCGTGCGCTGGCGCAAACCCTGGCCGCAAATCCGACAGCGGTCGCCTATGGGCCGATGCCGGTCACGGTGAAAACCCCGGCCTGCCCGCTGGTGGTTTCGCCTGTACCCCATGGCCGTGAAGGCCATTGGAGTGTCGAAGGGCAGGGCGCCGACCTCAAGGTGCTCTGCCACGATGCTGACGGCCAGCTGCTGGGCTATGCCCTGACCGGCACTGCAGTCATGGAGAAGCTGGCTCTAAATCGGCAACTTCCGGCGCTGATGGCGTAA
- a CDS encoding HU family DNA-binding protein → MRKPELAAAIAEKADLTKEQANRVLNAVLEEITGALHRKDSVTLVGFGTFLQRHRGARTGKNPQTGEPVKIKASNTVAFKPGKSLKDSVNP, encoded by the coding sequence ATGCGTAAACCAGAACTCGCCGCCGCCATTGCGGAAAAGGCTGATCTCACCAAAGAGCAAGCTAACCGCGTGCTCAACGCCGTGCTCGAAGAAATCACCGGCGCCCTGCATCGCAAGGACAGCGTGACGCTGGTCGGCTTCGGTACCTTCCTGCAGCGCCACCGTGGTGCCCGCACTGGTAAAAACCCGCAAACCGGCGAACCGGTCAAGATCAAGGCCAGCAACACTGTTGCATTCAAACCAGGTAAATCCCTGAAGGACAGCGTCAATCCGTGA